The proteins below come from a single Crossiella sp. CA-258035 genomic window:
- the rplB gene encoding 50S ribosomal protein L2 has product MGIRKYKPTTPGRRGSSVSDFAEITRSTPEKSLIRPLHGHGGRNAHGKITTRHKGGGHKRAYRLIDFRRADKDGVPAKVAHIEYDPNRTARIALLHYVDGEKRYIIAPNNLRQGDPIENGPKADIKPGNNLPLRNIPVGTVIHAIELRPGGGAKIARSAGASVQLVAKDGPYAQLRMPSGEIRNVDVRCRATVGEVGNAEHQNINWGKAGRMRWKGKRPTVRGVAMNPVDHPHGGGEGKTSGGRHPVNPAGKPEGRTRRRKASDQLIVRRRRTGKKR; this is encoded by the coding sequence ATGGGCATCCGCAAATACAAGCCTACGACCCCGGGTCGTCGTGGCTCGAGCGTCTCGGACTTCGCCGAGATCACTCGTTCCACCCCGGAGAAGTCGCTGATCCGCCCGCTGCACGGCCATGGCGGCCGTAATGCGCACGGCAAGATCACCACGCGGCACAAGGGCGGCGGTCACAAGCGTGCTTACCGGCTGATCGACTTCCGCCGGGCGGACAAGGACGGCGTGCCGGCCAAGGTCGCGCACATCGAGTACGACCCCAACCGCACCGCACGCATCGCGCTGCTGCACTACGTGGACGGCGAGAAGCGTTACATCATCGCGCCGAACAACCTGCGCCAGGGCGACCCGATTGAGAACGGCCCCAAGGCCGACATCAAGCCGGGCAACAACCTGCCGCTGCGCAACATCCCGGTCGGCACCGTGATCCACGCGATCGAGCTGCGACCCGGTGGTGGAGCCAAGATCGCCCGTTCCGCGGGCGCCAGCGTTCAGCTGGTGGCCAAGGACGGCCCCTACGCCCAGCTGCGGATGCCCTCGGGCGAGATCCGCAACGTCGACGTGCGCTGCCGCGCCACCGTCGGCGAGGTGGGCAACGCCGAGCACCAGAACATCAACTGGGGCAAGGCAGGCCGCATGCGCTGGAAGGGCAAGCGCCCGACCGTCCGTGGTGTGGCCATGAACCCGGTCGACCACCCGCACGGTGGTGGTGAGGGCAAGACCTCCGGTGGTCGCCACCCGGTGAACCCCGCTGGTAAGCCCGAAGGCCGGACCCGCCGCCGCAAGGCAAGCGACCAGCTCATCGTCCGGCGTCGTCGCACCGGTAAGAAGCGCTGA
- the rplW gene encoding 50S ribosomal protein L23 translates to MIPDYRDILLAPVISEKSYGLLEEGKYTFIVAPDANKTEIKIAVEKVFGVKVVSVNTINRQGKRKRTRTGYGKRKDTKRAIVTLSAESKAIEIFGGPAA, encoded by the coding sequence GTGATCCCCGATTACCGCGACATCCTGCTCGCTCCGGTGATCTCGGAGAAGAGCTACGGGCTGCTCGAAGAGGGTAAGTACACCTTCATCGTGGCTCCCGACGCCAACAAGACCGAGATCAAGATTGCTGTCGAGAAGGTCTTCGGTGTGAAGGTCGTGTCCGTGAACACGATCAACCGCCAGGGCAAGCGCAAGCGGACCCGCACCGGGTATGGCAAGCGCAAGGACACCAAGCGCGCGATTGTGACGCTGTCCGCCGAGAGCAAGGCCATCGAGATCTTCGGCGGCCCGGCCGCCTAA
- the rplD gene encoding 50S ribosomal protein L4 codes for MTVSVDVRTPDGKTEGTIELPAELFDVQANIPLMHQVVTAQLAAKRQGTHSTKTRAEVSGGGKKPYRQKGTGRARQGSTRSPQFSGGGISHGPKPRDYSQRTPKKMKVAALRGALSDRVRNGRLHVLTSLVEGDAPSTKGARRIIESISTGKRTLVVVTRADELTWVSLRNLDNVHVLVQDQLNTYDVLVNDDVVFTRDALALYIAGPTSGHSVKASARASEVVAEEGDK; via the coding sequence ATGACCGTGAGCGTTGACGTCCGGACCCCGGACGGCAAGACCGAAGGCACCATCGAGCTGCCCGCGGAGCTGTTCGACGTTCAGGCGAACATCCCGCTGATGCACCAGGTGGTGACCGCGCAGCTGGCCGCCAAGCGGCAGGGCACGCACAGCACCAAGACCCGTGCCGAGGTCTCCGGCGGTGGCAAGAAGCCGTACCGGCAGAAGGGCACCGGCCGCGCCCGTCAGGGCTCGACCCGGTCGCCGCAGTTCTCCGGTGGTGGCATCTCGCACGGCCCGAAGCCGCGGGACTACTCGCAGCGGACGCCCAAGAAGATGAAGGTCGCCGCTCTTCGTGGCGCCCTCTCCGACCGGGTGCGCAACGGCCGTCTGCACGTGCTGACCTCGCTGGTCGAGGGCGACGCGCCGTCGACCAAGGGCGCCCGCCGCATCATCGAGTCCATCAGCACCGGCAAGCGCACGCTCGTCGTGGTGACTCGTGCGGATGAGCTCACCTGGGTCAGCCTGCGCAACCTGGACAACGTCCACGTGCTCGTGCAGGACCAGCTGAACACCTACGACGTGCTCGTCAACGACGACGTGGTGTTCACCAGGGACGCACTGGCGCTCTACATCGCCGGTCCGACCTCGGGCCACTCGGTCAAGGCCAGCGCTCGCGCCAGCGAGGTCGTCGCAGAGGAGGGTGACAAGTGA
- the rplC gene encoding 50S ribosomal protein L3 has translation MSDRQIKGILGTKLGMTQVFDENNRIVPVTVVKAGPCVVTQVRTQENDGYSAVQLAFGAIDPRKVNKPVSGHFAKAGVTPRRHLVEVRTTDAAEYEVGQEITAELFEAGAVVDVVGTSKGKGYAGVMKRHGFAGLGASHGTQAKHRSPGSIGGCATPGRVFKGVRMAGRMGSARVTTQNLTVHRIEAETGLLLIKGAVPGPKGGLVLVKTAAKGGA, from the coding sequence ATGTCTGACAGGCAGATCAAGGGGATTCTGGGCACCAAGCTCGGTATGACCCAGGTCTTCGACGAGAACAACCGGATCGTTCCGGTGACCGTCGTGAAGGCCGGGCCGTGCGTGGTGACTCAGGTCCGTACGCAGGAGAATGACGGCTACTCGGCCGTGCAGTTGGCGTTCGGCGCCATTGACCCCCGCAAGGTCAACAAGCCGGTGAGCGGCCACTTCGCCAAGGCCGGCGTGACTCCGCGCCGCCACCTGGTCGAGGTGCGCACCACTGACGCCGCCGAGTACGAGGTCGGCCAGGAGATCACCGCTGAGCTGTTCGAGGCCGGCGCCGTGGTCGACGTGGTCGGCACCAGCAAGGGCAAGGGCTACGCGGGTGTCATGAAGCGGCACGGCTTCGCTGGCCTCGGCGCGTCCCACGGCACCCAGGCCAAGCACCGTTCGCCCGGTTCCATCGGTGGCTGCGCCACCCCTGGCCGAGTGTTCAAGGGCGTGCGCATGGCCGGCCGCATGGGCAGCGCCCGCGTGACCACCCAGAACCTGACCGTGCACCGCATCGAGGCCGAGACCGGCCTGCTGCTCATCAAGGGCGCCGTTCCCGGCCCCAAGGGTGGACTGGTGCTGGTCAAGACGGCCGCGAAGGGTGGTGCGTGA
- the rpsJ gene encoding 30S ribosomal protein S10, which translates to MAGQKIRIRLKAYDHEAIDASARKIVETVTRTGARVVGPVPLPTEKNVYCVIRSPHKYKDSREHFEMRTHKRLIDILDPTPKTVDALMRIDLPASVDVNIQ; encoded by the coding sequence ATGGCGGGACAAAAGATCCGCATCCGGCTCAAGGCCTACGACCACGAGGCGATCGACGCGTCCGCACGCAAGATCGTGGAAACCGTGACGCGCACCGGCGCTCGCGTGGTCGGGCCGGTGCCGCTGCCCACGGAGAAAAACGTCTACTGCGTCATCCGCTCCCCGCACAAGTACAAGGACTCGCGGGAGCACTTCGAGATGCGCACCCACAAGCGTCTGATCGACATCCTCGACCCCACGCCGAAGACGGTGGACGCGCTCATGCGCATCGACCTGCCGGCGAGCGTCGACGTCAACATCCAGTAA
- the tuf gene encoding elongation factor Tu: MAKAKFERTKPHVNIGTIGHIDHGKTTLTAAISKVLHDKYPDLNPFTPFDEIDKAPEEKQRGITISIAHIEYQTEKRHYAHVDCPGHADYIKNMITGAAQMDGAILVVAATDGPMPQTKEHVLLARQVGVPYIVVALNKADMVDDEEILELVELEVRELLSEYEFPGDDLPVVRVSALKALEGDKEWGEKLIGLMDAVDESIPQPEREIDKPFLMPVEDVFTITGRGTVVTGRVERGVINVNEEVEIVGIKEKSAKTTVTGVEMFRKLLDQGQAGDNVGLLVRGIKREDVERGQVICKPGSVTPHTEFEATSYILSKDEGGRHTPFFNNYRPQFYFRTTDVTGVVTLPEGTEMVMPGDNTAMKVALIQPIAMEEGLRFAIREGGRTVGAGQVTKIVK; the protein is encoded by the coding sequence GTGGCGAAGGCGAAGTTCGAGCGGACGAAGCCGCACGTCAACATCGGAACCATCGGTCACATTGACCACGGGAAGACCACGCTGACCGCGGCCATCTCGAAGGTTCTGCACGACAAGTACCCGGACCTGAACCCCTTCACGCCGTTCGACGAGATCGACAAGGCGCCGGAGGAGAAGCAGCGCGGTATCACCATCTCGATCGCGCACATCGAGTACCAGACCGAGAAGCGCCACTACGCGCACGTGGACTGCCCGGGTCACGCGGACTACATCAAGAACATGATCACCGGTGCCGCGCAGATGGACGGCGCGATCCTGGTGGTGGCCGCCACTGACGGCCCGATGCCGCAGACCAAGGAGCACGTGCTGCTGGCCCGTCAGGTCGGCGTGCCGTACATCGTGGTCGCCCTGAACAAGGCCGACATGGTGGACGACGAGGAGATCCTGGAGCTCGTTGAGCTCGAGGTGCGCGAGCTGCTCTCCGAGTACGAGTTCCCGGGCGACGACCTCCCCGTGGTCCGCGTCTCCGCGCTGAAGGCGCTGGAGGGCGACAAGGAGTGGGGCGAGAAGCTCATCGGGCTCATGGACGCGGTGGACGAGTCCATCCCGCAGCCGGAGCGCGAGATCGACAAGCCGTTCCTCATGCCCGTCGAGGACGTCTTCACCATCACCGGCCGCGGCACCGTGGTGACCGGTCGTGTTGAGCGTGGCGTCATCAACGTCAACGAGGAGGTGGAGATCGTCGGCATCAAGGAGAAGTCGGCGAAGACCACCGTCACCGGTGTCGAGATGTTCCGCAAGCTGCTGGACCAGGGCCAGGCCGGTGACAACGTCGGTCTGCTCGTCCGTGGCATCAAGCGCGAGGACGTCGAGCGCGGCCAGGTCATCTGCAAGCCGGGTTCGGTCACTCCGCACACCGAGTTCGAGGCGACCTCCTACATCCTGTCCAAGGACGAGGGTGGCCGTCACACGCCGTTCTTCAACAACTACCGTCCGCAGTTCTACTTCCGGACGACTGACGTGACCGGCGTGGTGACCCTCCCCGAGGGCACCGAGATGGTCATGCCCGGCGACAACACCGCCATGAAGGTCGCGCTGATCCAGCCGATCGCCATGGAGGAGGGCCTGCGCTTCGCCATCCGCGAGGGTGGCCGCACCGTTGGTGCGGGCCAGGTCACCAAGATCGTCAAGTGA
- the fusA gene encoding elongation factor G codes for MARDVLTDLAKVRNIGIMAHIDAGKTTTTERVLYYTGENYKIGEVHDGAATMDWMEEEQKRGITITSAATTCFWNNHQINIIDTPGHVDFTVEVERSLRVLDGAVAVFDGKEGVEPQSETVWRQADKYDVPRVCFVNKMDKLGADFYFTVRTIKERLGAKPLVIQLPIGAESDFEGVVDLVQMKALTWRGDTKKGEDYAVEEIPADLAERAAEYRLALVEAVAETDDALMEKYLEGGEFTIEEIKAGIRHITINSQAYPILCGSAFKNKGVQPMLDAVVDYLPTPLDVPSVKGTLQDGVTEAVRNADATEPFSALAFKIMTHPFFGKLTYIRVYSGKVAAGAQLINATKDRKERLGKLFQMHANKENPVDDAAAGHIYAVTGLKETTTGDTLADPQKPIILESMTFPDPVIKVAIEPKTKADQEKLGIAIQKLAEEDPTFQVQLDEETGQTVISGMGELHLEVLVNRMKSDFKVEANVGKPQVAYRETIRRKVEKYSYTHKKQTGGSGQFAKVIITVEPLDTAEGAMYEFDNKVTGGRIPREYIPSVDAGAQDAMQYGVLAGYPLVGVKVTLIDGAYHEVDSSEMAFKVAGSIALKEAARQASPALLEPVMAVEVTTPEDYMGEVIGDLNSRRGQIQSMGERSGVRVVNALVPLSEMFGYVSDLRSKTQGRANYSMQFDSYAEVPQNVAKEIIAKATGE; via the coding sequence GTGGCACGCGACGTGCTGACTGACCTGGCCAAGGTCCGCAACATCGGGATCATGGCCCACATCGACGCGGGCAAGACCACCACGACCGAGCGCGTCCTGTACTACACCGGTGAGAACTACAAGATCGGTGAAGTGCACGACGGTGCGGCGACGATGGACTGGATGGAGGAGGAGCAGAAGCGCGGCATCACGATCACCTCCGCCGCGACCACCTGCTTCTGGAACAACCACCAGATCAACATCATCGACACGCCGGGTCACGTCGACTTCACCGTCGAGGTGGAGCGGTCGCTGCGCGTCCTGGACGGCGCCGTCGCGGTCTTCGACGGCAAGGAAGGCGTCGAGCCCCAGTCCGAGACTGTGTGGCGCCAGGCCGACAAGTACGACGTGCCGCGTGTCTGCTTCGTCAACAAGATGGACAAGCTGGGCGCCGACTTCTACTTCACCGTGCGCACCATCAAGGAGCGCCTGGGCGCGAAGCCGCTGGTCATCCAGCTGCCGATCGGCGCTGAGAGCGACTTCGAGGGTGTCGTCGACCTCGTCCAGATGAAGGCCCTCACCTGGCGTGGCGACACCAAGAAGGGTGAGGACTACGCGGTCGAGGAGATCCCGGCCGACCTGGCCGAGCGCGCCGCGGAGTACCGCCTCGCGCTGGTCGAGGCCGTGGCCGAGACCGACGACGCGCTGATGGAGAAGTACCTCGAGGGTGGCGAGTTCACCATCGAGGAGATCAAGGCCGGCATCCGGCACATCACCATCAACAGCCAGGCCTACCCGATCCTGTGCGGCTCCGCCTTCAAGAACAAGGGCGTGCAGCCGATGCTGGACGCGGTGGTCGACTACCTGCCGACCCCGCTGGACGTGCCGTCGGTCAAGGGCACGCTGCAGGACGGCGTGACCGAGGCTGTCCGCAACGCGGACGCCACCGAGCCGTTCTCGGCCCTCGCGTTCAAGATCATGACGCACCCGTTCTTCGGCAAGCTGACCTACATCCGGGTGTACTCGGGCAAGGTCGCCGCGGGCGCTCAGCTGATCAACGCGACCAAGGACCGCAAGGAGCGTCTGGGCAAGCTCTTCCAGATGCACGCGAACAAGGAGAACCCGGTCGACGACGCGGCGGCCGGCCACATCTACGCCGTCACCGGTCTCAAGGAGACCACCACCGGCGACACGCTGGCCGACCCGCAGAAGCCGATCATCCTTGAGTCGATGACCTTCCCGGACCCGGTCATCAAGGTCGCGATCGAGCCGAAGACCAAGGCCGACCAGGAGAAGCTGGGCATCGCGATCCAGAAGCTCGCCGAGGAGGACCCGACCTTCCAGGTCCAGCTCGACGAGGAGACCGGTCAGACGGTCATCTCCGGCATGGGTGAGCTGCACCTCGAGGTGCTGGTCAACCGCATGAAGAGCGACTTCAAGGTCGAGGCGAACGTCGGCAAGCCGCAGGTCGCCTACCGCGAGACCATCCGCCGCAAGGTGGAGAAGTACTCCTACACGCACAAGAAGCAGACCGGTGGCTCCGGCCAGTTCGCCAAGGTGATCATCACCGTCGAGCCGCTGGACACCGCCGAAGGCGCGATGTACGAGTTCGACAACAAGGTCACCGGTGGCCGCATCCCCAGGGAGTACATCCCCTCGGTGGACGCGGGCGCGCAGGACGCCATGCAGTACGGCGTGCTCGCGGGCTACCCGCTGGTCGGCGTCAAGGTGACCCTGATCGACGGCGCCTACCACGAGGTCGACTCCTCGGAAATGGCGTTCAAGGTGGCCGGTTCCATCGCGCTGAAGGAGGCTGCCCGTCAGGCCAGCCCCGCTCTGCTCGAGCCGGTCATGGCGGTCGAGGTGACCACCCCCGAGGACTACATGGGTGAGGTCATCGGCGACCTGAACTCCCGCCGTGGGCAGATCCAGTCCATGGGCGAGCGCAGTGGTGTCCGCGTGGTCAACGCGCTGGTGCCGCTGTCGGAGATGTTCGGGTACGTGAGCGACCTGCGTTCCAAGACGCAGGGTCGCGCCAACTACTCGATGCAGTTCGACTCCTACGCCGAGGTTCCGCAGAACGTGGCGAAGGAGATCATCGCGAAGGCGACGGGGGAGTGA
- the rpsG gene encoding 30S ribosomal protein S7 — MPRKGPAPKRPLISDPVYSSPLVTQLINKVLVDGKRSVAEKIVYKALEGAREKNSADPVVTLKRALDNVKPTIEVKSRRVGGATYQVPVEVKPGRSTTLALRWLVSFSRQRREKTMVERLMNELLDASNGLGASVKRREDTHKMAESNKAFAHYRW; from the coding sequence ATGCCTCGCAAGGGTCCTGCCCCCAAGCGGCCGCTGATCTCCGACCCGGTCTACAGCTCCCCGCTGGTCACCCAGCTGATCAACAAGGTGCTTGTCGACGGCAAGCGGTCGGTCGCGGAGAAGATCGTGTACAAGGCGCTCGAGGGCGCCCGCGAGAAGAACAGCGCCGACCCGGTCGTCACCCTCAAGCGCGCGCTCGACAACGTCAAGCCGACCATCGAGGTCAAGAGCCGTCGTGTCGGTGGCGCCACCTACCAGGTGCCGGTCGAGGTCAAGCCTGGGCGCAGCACCACCCTCGCGCTCCGCTGGCTGGTGAGCTTCTCCCGTCAGCGCCGTGAGAAGACCATGGTCGAGCGCCTGATGAACGAGCTGCTCGACGCCAGCAACGGTCTCGGGGCGAGCGTCAAGCGCCGCGAGGACACGCACAAGATGGCCGAGTCCAACAAGGCCTTCGCGCACTACCGCTGGTGA
- the rpsL gene encoding 30S ribosomal protein S12 — translation MPTIQQLVRKGRQDKVTKTKTAALKGSPQRRGVCTRVYTTTPKKPNSALRKVARVKLSSQIEVTAYIPGEGHNLQEHSMVLVRGGRVKDLPGVRYKIVRGSLDTQGVKNRKQARSRYGAKKEKS, via the coding sequence ATGCCCACGATCCAGCAACTGGTCCGCAAGGGCCGGCAGGACAAGGTCACGAAGACCAAGACCGCGGCGCTCAAGGGGAGCCCGCAGCGGCGCGGTGTGTGCACCCGCGTCTACACCACTACCCCGAAGAAGCCGAACTCGGCGCTGCGCAAGGTCGCTCGCGTCAAGCTGTCCAGCCAGATCGAGGTCACGGCGTACATCCCCGGTGAGGGCCACAACCTGCAGGAGCACTCGATGGTGCTCGTGCGCGGTGGCCGTGTGAAGGACCTCCCCGGCGTTCGCTACAAGATCGTGCGCGGTTCGCTCGACACCCAGGGCGTGAAGAACCGCAAGCAGGCTCGCAGCCGGTACGGCGCGAAGAAGGAGAAGAGCTAA
- a CDS encoding YbaB/EbfC family nucleoid-associated protein translates to MFDFDAENAELEARNAQLRDRVDDMMRDLREKTDNLREAQARMAAVVGEASSPDGVVTATVGANGVLSKLTLSPRAFERVTPESLARTITGVVREAAANAQEQIQEELAPLATEDEPMIDLPDLLPGAPSLQDLLRIPPVEEVTENTKPAHRRPESEEDEDGYGSVFRKDGW, encoded by the coding sequence ATGTTCGACTTCGACGCAGAGAACGCCGAGCTGGAGGCACGCAACGCCCAGCTGCGCGATCGCGTCGACGACATGATGCGTGACCTGCGGGAGAAGACCGACAACCTGCGCGAGGCGCAGGCCAGGATGGCCGCCGTGGTGGGCGAGGCCAGCTCACCCGATGGTGTGGTGACCGCCACGGTCGGGGCCAACGGCGTGCTGAGCAAACTGACCCTCTCGCCGCGCGCCTTCGAGCGGGTCACCCCGGAGAGCCTGGCCAGGACCATCACCGGCGTGGTGCGCGAGGCCGCGGCCAACGCGCAGGAGCAGATCCAGGAGGAACTGGCCCCGCTGGCCACCGAGGACGAGCCCATGATCGACCTGCCGGACCTGCTGCCCGGCGCGCCCTCGCTGCAGGACCTGTTGCGGATCCCGCCGGTGGAAGAAGTGACGGAGAACACGAAACCGGCGCACCGCAGGCCGGAGTCGGAGGAGGACGAGGACGGCTACGGGTCGGTGTTCCGGAAGGACGGTTGGTGA
- a CDS encoding nucleoside hydrolase: MGEISEDFDYDINEARQALIELNTRFGLPATPGLDAPFPASQQGAPLIVDTDAGGDPDDAIALVAAATLPELTLVVTTDELPGGRRARFVRLLLDLLGRPEVAVVTGRDLGNTRLDCIDGLVPAEVPAQREDVVDAVTAVCDRYQGPVRWAGLGPMSNLAEVLTTRPELAERLVITQMGGALNYRDPERAEHNVRMDPEAARVVLARANQPRLVLSDVTFTPELEIRASEDLHRRLAAPQAPVWARLLAAHLGQWFTRFHPGTIQHDGLALTAALQLPFVRLVARTVTLDEIGRMSLADGGAEVLLTRAADYPAFNRWLGMKFDALLDDSTVTR, encoded by the coding sequence GTGGGTGAGATCAGCGAGGACTTCGACTACGACATCAACGAGGCGCGCCAGGCGCTGATCGAGCTGAACACCCGGTTCGGCCTGCCGGCGACCCCCGGTCTGGACGCGCCGTTCCCGGCCTCGCAGCAGGGCGCCCCGCTGATCGTGGACACCGACGCGGGCGGCGACCCGGACGACGCGATCGCGCTGGTCGCCGCCGCCACGCTGCCCGAGCTGACCCTGGTGGTGACCACCGACGAGCTGCCCGGCGGCCGCCGCGCCCGGTTCGTCCGGCTGCTGCTGGACCTGCTGGGCAGGCCCGAGGTGGCCGTGGTGACCGGCCGGGACCTGGGCAACACCCGGCTGGACTGCATCGACGGGCTGGTGCCCGCTGAGGTGCCGGCGCAGCGCGAGGACGTGGTGGACGCGGTCACCGCGGTGTGCGACCGCTACCAGGGGCCGGTGCGCTGGGCCGGGCTCGGCCCGATGTCCAACCTGGCCGAGGTGCTCACCACCCGTCCCGAGCTGGCCGAGCGGCTGGTCATCACCCAGATGGGCGGGGCGCTGAACTACCGCGACCCGGAGCGGGCCGAGCACAACGTGCGGATGGACCCCGAGGCGGCCAGGGTGGTGCTGGCCAGGGCGAACCAGCCGCGGCTGGTGCTCTCCGACGTGACCTTCACCCCGGAGCTGGAGATCCGCGCGAGCGAGGACCTGCACCGGCGGCTGGCCGCGCCGCAGGCCCCGGTGTGGGCCAGGCTGCTGGCCGCGCACCTGGGCCAGTGGTTCACCCGCTTCCACCCCGGCACCATCCAGCACGACGGCCTCGCGCTCACCGCCGCGTTGCAGCTGCCCTTCGTCCGCCTGGTCGCCAGGACCGTGACGCTGGATGAGATCGGCCGGATGAGCCTGGCCGACGGCGGCGCCGAGGTGCTGCTGACCAGGGCCGCGGACTACCCGGCGTTCAACCGCTGGCTCGGCATGAAGTTCGACGCGCTGCTCGACGACTCCACGGTGACCAGGTAG
- a CDS encoding type VII secretion system-associated protein: MTAFRGAELVPARVEYRRGSETEDASVRVHGPWGVAEATAHDVFEALLRVRRELEAAEWFLAVHGARRDVVCLGQVRNWSSGTEVHHPEATAVGASLFLFGPADPALVGTVAEQEALSEEHTPAAGEPPEVTEEMRAVARHQPNSWLYSVDAEFDTNGVVPPWGVRGGYRVDEDGNFGEWAPNPSYRPGPQALGWPRPTNQLERDLELALSGYGPRETALRTLLDWELVMVEYPDHPGELFLAEEPGGLVLDACTSAERLPESWTRCQQARGDQLLDLGGVRLRLNAGVAGALSATIPLQDLIDFAAGDGVRGVPAQGES, from the coding sequence GTGACCGCCTTCCGAGGGGCGGAGCTCGTCCCCGCGCGGGTGGAGTACCGGCGTGGCAGCGAGACCGAGGACGCCTCGGTGCGCGTGCACGGGCCGTGGGGCGTGGCCGAGGCCACCGCGCACGACGTGTTCGAGGCGCTGCTGCGGGTGCGGCGGGAGCTGGAGGCGGCGGAGTGGTTCCTGGCCGTGCACGGCGCCCGGCGGGACGTGGTCTGCCTGGGCCAGGTCCGCAACTGGTCCAGCGGCACCGAGGTGCACCACCCGGAGGCCACCGCGGTCGGCGCGAGCCTGTTCCTGTTCGGTCCCGCCGATCCCGCGCTGGTCGGCACCGTGGCCGAGCAGGAGGCGCTCTCCGAGGAGCACACCCCGGCCGCGGGCGAGCCGCCGGAGGTCACCGAGGAGATGCGCGCGGTGGCCCGGCACCAGCCGAACAGCTGGCTGTACTCGGTGGACGCCGAGTTCGACACCAACGGCGTGGTGCCGCCCTGGGGCGTGCGCGGCGGCTACCGGGTGGACGAGGACGGCAACTTCGGCGAGTGGGCGCCGAACCCCAGCTACCGGCCGGGCCCGCAGGCGCTGGGCTGGCCGCGGCCGACCAACCAGCTGGAACGCGATCTTGAGCTGGCCCTCTCCGGCTACGGACCGAGGGAGACCGCGCTGCGCACCCTGCTCGACTGGGAGCTGGTCATGGTCGAGTACCCGGACCACCCCGGCGAGCTGTTCCTGGCCGAGGAGCCGGGCGGGCTGGTGCTGGACGCGTGCACCTCGGCGGAACGGCTGCCGGAGAGCTGGACCCGGTGCCAGCAGGCCCGCGGCGACCAGCTGTTGGACCTCGGCGGAGTGCGGCTCCGCCTCAACGCGGGAGTGGCCGGCGCGCTGTCGGCCACCATCCCGCTCCAGGATCTGATCGACTTCGCCGCGGGCGACGGAGTGCGGGGCGTGCCCGCCCAAGGGGAGAGCTGA